In Streptomyces liangshanensis, the DNA window CGCCGGCCTTCTCGATGTCGGCGCGGTCCAGGCCGGTGGCGGTGAGGGTCTGGTCCCAGTCGGCCTCGCGGGCGGCCGCGGCGAACTCCTCGTACCCGTGCGTGAACTCGGCGACGAAGGACTCGTCGACGGCGCCGGGGGTGTCCAGGACGATCTTGTTGAGCAGGCGGAACAGCGCCTGGTCGCCGCCGATGCGGATCTGGAGGAACAGGTCGGTGAGGGCGGCGCCCTTGACCATGCCGAGCGGGGTCTGCGGGTTCTTGAAGCGTTCGAGGCCCGCCTCGGGCAGCGGGTTGATCGAGATGATCTTCGCGCCCGCGGCCTTGGCCTTCTCCAGCGCGGAGAGCATGCGCGGGTGGTTGGTGCCCGGGTTCTGGCCGGCGACGATGATCAGGTCGGCCTTGTGCATGTCCTCCAGGGACACGCTGCCCTTGCCGATGCCTATGGTCTCCGCCAGGGCCGAACCGGACGACTCGTGGCACATGTTGGAGCAGTCGGGCAGGTTGTTCGTGCCGAACTCCCGCGCGAAGAGCTGCAGGAGGAACGCGGCCTCGTTGCTGGTGCGGCCCGACGTGTAGAAGCACGCCTCGTCGGGGGAGTTCAAGGCTTTCAGTTCCTCGCCGATGATCCCGAAGGCCCGCTCCCAGGGGATGGCCTGGTAGTGGTCGGCGCCCTCGGGCAGGTACATCGGCTGGGTGATACGGCCCTGCTGGCCGAGCCAGTAGCCGCTGCGCTCCGCGAGGTCCGCGACGGAGTGGTCGGCGAAGAAGTCCGGGGTCACCCGGCGTACGGTCGCCTCCTCGGCGACGGCCTTCGCGCCGTTCTCGCAGAACTCGGCCTTGTGCCGGTGGTCGCCCTCGGGCCAGGCGCAGCCGGGGCAGTCGAAGCCGTTCTTCTGGTTGAGCTTGAGCAGCGTCTGCGCACTCCGGCGCAACCCCATCTGCTGCCGCGCGATGATCAGGGAGTGCGCGACGGCGGGCAGTCCCGCGGCGGCGTGCTTGGGTGCCGCGACCTGCGGCGCGTCCTGGATTGGATCACCTGCGGGCGGCTTGCTGGCCATCGTGCTCTCCTAGAGCTGCGTGTCACACGAACTGATCCACGAACTGACGTCACACCCGAACTGGTTAGTGTCGACTGTGTACAGTATTCAAGTTTTGCACAGCGCTGCCGGACGGGTATAGACCACCCCCCAGTGAAGCCCATCACCGTCGCGTCCGCCGGTCGGGACCGCGGGCCGGTCGGGATTGTCAGTGGGGCGTGGCAGGATCGGGTACGTGGCTGAGACAGCGTCGAAGAAGACCCCAGACAATCGTCCTCGCCTGCTCCTCATGGACGGGCACTCCCTGGCGTACCGGGCGTTCTTCGCGCTGCCCGCGGAGAATTTCACGACCGCGACCGGCCAGCCGACCAACGCCATCTACGGCTTCGCGTCGATGCTGGCCAACACGCTGCGTGACGAGGCGCCCACCCACTTCGCGGTCGCCTCCGACGTGTCCCGCAAGACGTGGCGCTCGGAGGAGTTCCCCGAGTACAAGGCGAACCGCTCGAAGACCCCCGACGAGTTCAAGGGACAGGTCGAGCTGATCGGCGAGCTGCTGGACGCGATGCACGCGGACCGGTTCGCGATCGACGGGTTCGAGGCCGACGACGTCATCGCGACGCTCGCCACCCAGGCCGAGGCGGCCGGCTTCGAGGTGCTCGTCGTCACCGGCGACCGGGACTCCTTCCAGCTGATCACCGAGCACACCACCGTGCTCTACCCCACCAAGGGCGTCTCCGAGCTGACCCGCTTCACCCCGGAGAAGGTGGAGGAGAAGTACGGCCTCTCCCCCCAGCAGTACCCGGACTTCGCCGCGCTGCGCGGCGACCCGTCCGACAACCTCCCCGGCATCCCCGGCGTCGGCGAGAAGACCGCCGCCAAGTGGATCAGGGAGTTCGGCTCCTTCGACGAGCTGATCGCGCGCGCCGACGACGTGAAGGGCAAGGCGGGGCAGAACTTCCGCGACCACCTGGAGTCGGTCAAGCTCAACCGCAGGCTCACGGAGCTGACCCGCACCGTCGAGCTGCCCAAGTCCCCCGAGGACCTGGAGCGCCGGGCCTACGACCGTACGGCGCTGATCTCGGTGCTGGAGGTCCTGGAGATCCGCAACCCCAGCCTCCGCGAACGCCTGCTGGCCGTCGACCCGGGCGCCGTCGAGGACGAGGCGCCCGCGCCCGCCGCCGGCGTCGAGCTGGACGGCACCGTCCTCACTTCTGGGCAGCTGACGCCCTGGCTCGCCGAGCACGGCACCGGACCGCTCGGCATCGCCACGGTCGACACCTGGGCCCTGGGCACCGGCAGCGTCACCGAGGTCGCGCTCGCCGCCGCGGGCGGCCCCGCCGCCTGGTTCGACACGACCCAGCTCGACGAGGCCGACGAACAGGCCTTCGCCGCCTGGCTCGCCGACGACGCGCGCCCCAAGGTCATGCACAACGCGAAGAGCGTCATGCGCGTCGCCCCCGAGCACGGCTGGCGGGTCGGCGGCGTCACGATGGACACCGCCCTCGCCGCGTACCTCGTCAAGCCGGGCCGCCGCTCCTTCGCCCTGGACACCCTCGCCATCGAGTACCTCGGCCGGGAGCTGGCCCCCGCCGCCTCCGCCGACGGCCAGCTCGCCTTCGGCGCCGACGACGAGGCCGAGGCCGACGCCCTGATGACCCAGGCCCGCGCGGTCCTCGACCTGGGCGATGCGTTCACCGAGCGGCTCGGCGAGGTCGGCGCCACCGACCTGCTGTACGGGGTGGAGCTGCCGACCTCCGCCCTGCTGGCCCGGATGGAGCGCCACGGCATCGCCGCCGACCGGGCGCACCTGGAAGCCATGGAGCAGCAGTTCGCCGGCGCCGTCCAGCAGGCCGTGAAGGAGGCGCACGCCGCCGTCGGCCACGAGTTCAACCTCGGCTCGCCCAAGCAGCTCCAGGAAGTCCTCTTCGGCGAGCTGGGCCTGCCCAAGACCAAGAAGACCAAGACCGGTTACACCACCGACGCCGACGCCCTCGCCTGGCTCGCCGCGCAGACCGAGCACGAACTGCCCGTCATCATGCTGCGCCACCGCGAGCAGGCGAAGCTGCGGGTCACCGTCGAGGGCCTGGTCAAGACGATCGGCGCCGACGGCCGCATCCACACCACGTTCAGCCAGACCGTCGCCGCCACCGGCCGCCTCTCGTCCACCGACCCCAACCTCCAGAACGTGCCCGTGCGCACCGACGAGGGCCGGGCGATCCGCCGCGGCTTCGTCGTCGGCGAGGGGTACGAGTCGCTGATGACGGCCGACTACAGCCAGATCGAACTGCGCGTGATGGCCCACCTCTCCGAGGATGCGGGCCTGATCGAGGCCTTCACCTCCGGCGAGGACCTGCACACCACCGTCGCCTCCCAGGTGTTCGCCGTCGAGCGGGCCGCCGTCGACCCCGAGATGCGCCGCAAGATCAAGGCCATGTCGTACGGACTGGCCTACGGCCTCTCGGCGTTCGGCCTGTCTCAGCAGCTGAACATCGAGGCCGCCGAGGCCCGCGGGCTGATGGACACCTTCTTCGAGCGGTTCGGCGGGGTACGGGACTACCTCCAGCGCGCGGTCGTGGAGGCCAGGGCCACCGGCTACACCGAGACGATGCTCGGCCGCCGCCGCTATCTCCCCGACCTCAACAGCGACAACCGCCAGCGCCGCGAGACCGCCGAGCGGATGGCGCTCAACGCCCCCATCCAGGGCACCGCGGCCGACATCGTCAAGGTCGCCATGCTCAACGTGGACAAGGCGGTCCGCGAGGCCGGCCTCACGTCCCGCATGCTCCTCCAGGTCCACGACGAAATCGTCCTGGAGATCGCCCC includes these proteins:
- the polA gene encoding DNA polymerase I — its product is MAETASKKTPDNRPRLLLMDGHSLAYRAFFALPAENFTTATGQPTNAIYGFASMLANTLRDEAPTHFAVASDVSRKTWRSEEFPEYKANRSKTPDEFKGQVELIGELLDAMHADRFAIDGFEADDVIATLATQAEAAGFEVLVVTGDRDSFQLITEHTTVLYPTKGVSELTRFTPEKVEEKYGLSPQQYPDFAALRGDPSDNLPGIPGVGEKTAAKWIREFGSFDELIARADDVKGKAGQNFRDHLESVKLNRRLTELTRTVELPKSPEDLERRAYDRTALISVLEVLEIRNPSLRERLLAVDPGAVEDEAPAPAAGVELDGTVLTSGQLTPWLAEHGTGPLGIATVDTWALGTGSVTEVALAAAGGPAAWFDTTQLDEADEQAFAAWLADDARPKVMHNAKSVMRVAPEHGWRVGGVTMDTALAAYLVKPGRRSFALDTLAIEYLGRELAPAASADGQLAFGADDEAEADALMTQARAVLDLGDAFTERLGEVGATDLLYGVELPTSALLARMERHGIAADRAHLEAMEQQFAGAVQQAVKEAHAAVGHEFNLGSPKQLQEVLFGELGLPKTKKTKTGYTTDADALAWLAAQTEHELPVIMLRHREQAKLRVTVEGLVKTIGADGRIHTTFSQTVAATGRLSSTDPNLQNVPVRTDEGRAIRRGFVVGEGYESLMTADYSQIELRVMAHLSEDAGLIEAFTSGEDLHTTVASQVFAVERAAVDPEMRRKIKAMSYGLAYGLSAFGLSQQLNIEAAEARGLMDTFFERFGGVRDYLQRAVVEARATGYTETMLGRRRYLPDLNSDNRQRRETAERMALNAPIQGTAADIVKVAMLNVDKAVREAGLTSRMLLQVHDEIVLEIAPGEREEVEAILRREMPAAVDLRAPLDVSVGVGTDWESAAH